One stretch of Sebastes umbrosus isolate fSebUmb1 chromosome 5, fSebUmb1.pri, whole genome shotgun sequence DNA includes these proteins:
- the eps15 gene encoding epidermal growth factor receptor substrate 15-like 1 isoform X5 — protein sequence MKAERNRNTMAASLSLNQISSGNPVYDKYYRQVDPTGSGRVAAADAALFLKRSALADLVLGKIWDVADSERKGALSKQQFFIALRLVACAQNGLEVAPKSLYVAVPPPKFHDTSSPQLAGGAGDIPWVVKPEEKMKFDSIFESLGPVGGILTGDKVKPVLLNSKLPVDILGRVWELSDIDRDGMLDRDEFSVAMYLVYRALEGEPVPMSLPPPLVPPSKRKKPSVPPVMPLLPSPPSVKDSRSSHAGSKTMPQPPKPAPAPAPTPAAAPWVVSPADKAKYDELFSKTDGDMDGLVSGPEVRDIFLKTGLPSATLARIWELCDIGDIGKLTREQFALALHLINQRLTKGLEPPQSLSPEMIPPADRQNIKQNNLANLAADFSAIKELDSLSNEIVELQKEKITVEEEIKEKEEAIRQRSSEVQDLQEEVARESGELQRLQAQRQKVQDALDELDQQKGSLEEQLTHIRQQTNQETHLSEHEEQEQKICQFEEELVQAREELLALQEESRRLQEKVQNAQEQLTPLQESVRDSFTQVAQVQQKVNDLQVEERSVTAQLSWKRALEDNSPVMVNGSAGPTAELNQGDPFQQDHFQEDQPKELKEEEQPAAVFIQQKEHLDQKEKEGVNEREEEEEKEEESPKSPEEEKLKHDALDDLYTSVASSEMYNNRPTLAKPQENTEHSSPTPDISSEVTDDAEESPKESPPKVASPEPESKQEPAESPETTTPTSLPPQVGPRSMPPQTSPPSLPDMDFFHSDPFTDHDPFKDDPFGKADVADPFGGDPFKGSDPFAADSFFQAAGAPFSSEDPFSASADPFGTTTGAPEPDLFAAKPNDAAAAPAAGPGPFTSKPTNPASAPKDPFSSSGNNKADSDPFIGKVNATGEADPFGSPDGGTDPFSCSPPSYELAVKDTAASNDPFAPGGTTVNASSDPDPFAAVFGNESFGGGFADFTALTKSNGSDQFGINNKNLFQEESQSAGPDVPPALPPKTGTPTRPPPPPPGKRSSISRTESSESFQRRGPFLQQPSGDFSSSSSSSSLPAKDPIADPFAPSSPPRHNAREADRFASFDKQWDVPPTTVSNGGRHDRVGKARERARGKGATCQAHPAGTRGPGAGHRTQQV from the exons atgaaagcagagagaaacagaaacactatGGCTGCCAGTCTGTCTCTTAATCAG atCTCCAGTGGAAATCCCGTCTATGACAAATACTATCGACAG GTTGATCCGACGGGAAGTGGGCGGGTGGCAGCAGCTGATGCAGCTCTGTTCCTGAAGCGGTCGGCCTTGGCTGACTTGGTCCTTGGGAAG ATCTGGGATGTGGCAGACTCTGAACGTAAAGGTGCTCTTAGCAAGCAG CAATTCTTCATAGCGTTGCGGTTGGTGGCCTGTGCTCAAAATGGCCTGGAGGTGGCACCCAAGAGCCTTTATGTGGCTGTTCCTCCACCGAAATTT CATGACACAAGCAGCCCGCAGTTAGCAGGAGGGGCTGGTGACATTCCCTGGGTCGTCAAG CCTGAGGAGAAGATGAAGTTTGACTCCATCTTTGAGAGTCTGGGTCCAGTAGGAGGGATTCTAACAGGAGACAAGGTCAAGCCTGTCCTGCTCAACTCCAAGCTGCCAGTGGACATCCTCGGCAGG GTGTGGGAGCTCAGTGACATCGACAGAGACGGCATGTTGGACAGAGATGAGTTTTCTGTG GCCATGTATCTGGTGTACAGAGCCCTGGAGGGCGAGCCTGTTCCCATGTCCCTACCACCTCCCCTGGTTCCACCCTCCAAGAGGAAAAAACCCTCGGTGCCTCCTGTGATGCCCCTGTTACCCTCGCCCCCCTCAGTCAAAGACAGTCGCTCCTCCCACGCTGGCTCTAAGACCATGCCCCAACCCCCTAAACCCGCCCCAGCTCCTGCCCCAACACCAGCAGCTGCCCCT TGGGTGGTGTCGCCAGCAGACAAAGCAAAGTATGATGAGCTATTCAGCAAGACAGACGGTGACATGGATGGCCTCGTGTCTGGACCTGAAGTCAGAGATATCTTCCTGAAGACCGGGCTGCCTTCTGCCACACTCGCACGTATCTG GGAGCTTTGTGACATTGGAGACATCGGGAAACTGACCCGAGAGCAGTTTGCCCTGGCGCTTCATCTAATCAATCAGAGGTTGACTAAAGGCCTGGAGCCGCCGCAGAGTCTCTCCCCAGAGATGATCCCTCCAGCCGACAGACAAAACATCAAACAG AACAACTTGGCTAACCTGGCAGCCGACTTCTCTGCCATCAAGGAGCTGGACTCTCTCAGTAACGAGATTGTCGAACTACAAAA GGAGAAGATCACTGTGGAGGAGGAGAtcaaggagaaggaggaggccATCAGACAGCGCAGCAGCGAAGTGCAG GACTTACAGGAGGAGGTGGCAAGGGAGAGCGGGGAGCTGCAGCGGCTCCAGGCTCAGCGGCAGAAGGTCCAGGATGCCTTGGACGAGCTGGACCAACAGAAAGGCTCCCTGGAGGAGCAGCTGACTCATATTCGCCAGCAGACCAACCAAGAGACCCATCTG TCAGAGCATGAGGAGCAGGAGCAGAAGATATGTCAGTTTGAGGAGGAGCTTGTCCAGGCCCGAGAGGAGCTCCTCGCTCTGCAGGAGGAGAGCAGGAGGCTGCAGGAGAAGGTCCAGAACGCTCAGGAGCAGCTCACACCTCTGCAAGAGTCTGTCCGCGACTCCTTTACACAAGTTGCACAG GTTCAGCAGAAAGTGAACGACCTTCAAGTGGAGGAGAGGTCAGTAACTGCCCAGCTCAGCTGGAAGAGAGCCCTGGAGGACAACTCTCCCGTCATGGTCAACGGCTCAGCAGGCCCCACTGCAGAGCTGAACCAGGGGGACCCCTTCCAGCAGGACCACTTCCAGGAGGACCAGCCTAAAGAGCTGAAGGAAGAAGAACAACCAGCTGCTGTCTTCATTCAGCAGAAAGAACATTTagatcaaaaagaaaaagaaggagtgaatgagagagaagaggaagaagagaaggaggaagagagtcCAAAGTCTCCAGAGGAGGAAAAGTTGAAACACGATGCGTTGGATGATCTCTATACTAGTGTAGCCTCCTCTGAGATGTACAATAATCGACCGACCCTCGCCAAGCCACAGGAGAACACG GAACACAGTAGCCCGACACCCGACATCTCCTCGGAGGTCACAGATGATGCAGAGGAATCGCCTAAAGAGAGCCCACCGAAG GTTGCATCGCCAGAGCCAGAGAGCAAACAGGAGCCAGCAGAGTCTCCAGAAACCACGACCCCCACCTCGTTACCACCTCAAGTCGGCCCTCGCTCTATGCCGCCTCAGACcagccctccctccctgcctgaTATGGACTTCTTCCATTCAGACCCCTTTACTGACC ACGATCCTTTTAAAGATGATCCATTTGGAAAAGCAGATGTTGCAG ATCCGTTTGGAGGAGATCCATTCAAAGGGTCAGACCCCTTTGCTGCAGACTCTTTCTTCCAGGCCGCCGGTGCCCCCTTTTCCTCAGAGGACCCTTTCTCTGCCTCAGCTGACCCGTTTGGTACCACTACTGGCGCGCCAGAACCAGACCTGTTTGCAGCCAAGCCGAATGACGCAGCGGCTGCGCCAGCAGCAGGTCCAGGTCCCTTCACCTCCAAACCTACCAATCCAGCTTCAGCACCTAAGGATCCATTCAGCTCCTCAGGGAACAATAAGGCTGATTCGGACCCGTTCATAGGCAAAGTGAACGCCACCGGGGAGGCGGATCCATTTGGTTCTCCGGACGGAGGGACGGATCCTTTCAGCTGCTCTCCACCCTCCTATGAGCTGGCCGTG AAGGACACTGCAGCATCCAATGACCCGTTCGCTCCAGGTGGTACTACAGTTAATGCCAGCTCTGATCCAG ATCCGTTTGCTGCTGTGTTTGGTAATGAGTCATTTGGAGGCGGCTTTGCAGATTTCACCGCTTTGACAAAG TCAAACGGTTCTGACCAGTTTGGCATCAACAATAAGAACCTGTTCCAGGAAGAAAGTCAGTCTGCCGGCCCCGATGTGCCCCCAGCCCTGCCCCCAAAAACGGGTACGCCAACTagaccacctcctccacctccag GTAAGAGATCGTCCATCTCTCGGACAGAGTCGTCTGAGTCCTTCCAGCGACGAGGGCCCTTCCTCCAGCAGCCCTCAGGagacttctcctcctcctcctcctcctcttccctgccTGCCAAGGATCCTATAGCCGACCCCTtcgccccctcctcccctcctcgcCACAACGCACGGGAAGCTGACCGATTTGCCAGCTTTGACAAA
- the eps15 gene encoding epidermal growth factor receptor substrate 15 isoform X1 gives MKAERNRNTMAASLSLNQISSGNPVYDKYYRQVDPTGSGRVAAADAALFLKRSALADLVLGKIWDVADSERKGALSKQQFFIALRLVACAQNGLEVAPKSLYVAVPPPKFHDTSSPQLAGGAGDIPWVVKPEEKMKFDSIFESLGPVGGILTGDKVKPVLLNSKLPVDILGRVWELSDIDRDGMLDRDEFSVAMYLVYRALEGEPVPMSLPPPLVPPSKRKKPSVPPVMPLLPSPPSVKDSRSSHAGSKTMPQPPKPAPAPAPTPAAAPWVVSPADKAKYDELFSKTDGDMDGLVSGPEVRDIFLKTGLPSATLARIWELCDIGDIGKLTREQFALALHLINQRLTKGLEPPQSLSPEMIPPADRQNIKQNNLANLAADFSAIKELDSLSNEIVELQKEKITVEEEIKEKEEAIRQRSSEVQDLQEEVARESGELQRLQAQRQKVQDALDELDQQKGSLEEQLTHIRQQTNQETHLISSLQSEHEEQEQKICQFEEELVQAREELLALQEESRRLQEKVQNAQEQLTPLQESVRDSFTQVAQVQQKVNDLQVEERSVTAQLSWKRALEDNSPVMVNGSAGPTAELNQGDPFQQDHFQEDQPKELKEEEQPAAVFIQQKEHLDQKEKEGVNEREEEEEKEEESPKSPEEEKLKHDALDDLYTSVASSEMYNNRPTLAKPQENTEHSSPTPDISSEVTDDAEESPKESPPKVASPEPESKQEPAESPETTTPTSLPPQVGPRSMPPQTSPPSLPDMDFFHSDPFTDHDPFKDDPFGKADVADPFGGDPFKGSDPFAADSFFQAAGAPFSSEDPFSASADPFGTTTGAPEPDLFAAKPNDAAAAPAAGPGPFTSKPTNPASAPKDPFSSSGNNKADSDPFIGKVNATGEADPFGSPDGGTDPFSCSPPSYELAVKDTAASNDPFAPGGTTVNASSDPDPFAAVFGNESFGGGFADFTALTKSNGSDQFGINNKNLFQEESQSAGPDVPPALPPKTGTPTRPPPPPPGKRSSISRTESSESFQRRGPFLQQPSGDFSSSSSSSSLPAKDPIADPFAPSSPPRHNAREADRFASFDKQWDVPPTTVSNGGRHDRVGKARERARGKGATCQAHPAGTRGPGAGHRTQQV, from the exons atgaaagcagagagaaacagaaacactatGGCTGCCAGTCTGTCTCTTAATCAG atCTCCAGTGGAAATCCCGTCTATGACAAATACTATCGACAG GTTGATCCGACGGGAAGTGGGCGGGTGGCAGCAGCTGATGCAGCTCTGTTCCTGAAGCGGTCGGCCTTGGCTGACTTGGTCCTTGGGAAG ATCTGGGATGTGGCAGACTCTGAACGTAAAGGTGCTCTTAGCAAGCAG CAATTCTTCATAGCGTTGCGGTTGGTGGCCTGTGCTCAAAATGGCCTGGAGGTGGCACCCAAGAGCCTTTATGTGGCTGTTCCTCCACCGAAATTT CATGACACAAGCAGCCCGCAGTTAGCAGGAGGGGCTGGTGACATTCCCTGGGTCGTCAAG CCTGAGGAGAAGATGAAGTTTGACTCCATCTTTGAGAGTCTGGGTCCAGTAGGAGGGATTCTAACAGGAGACAAGGTCAAGCCTGTCCTGCTCAACTCCAAGCTGCCAGTGGACATCCTCGGCAGG GTGTGGGAGCTCAGTGACATCGACAGAGACGGCATGTTGGACAGAGATGAGTTTTCTGTG GCCATGTATCTGGTGTACAGAGCCCTGGAGGGCGAGCCTGTTCCCATGTCCCTACCACCTCCCCTGGTTCCACCCTCCAAGAGGAAAAAACCCTCGGTGCCTCCTGTGATGCCCCTGTTACCCTCGCCCCCCTCAGTCAAAGACAGTCGCTCCTCCCACGCTGGCTCTAAGACCATGCCCCAACCCCCTAAACCCGCCCCAGCTCCTGCCCCAACACCAGCAGCTGCCCCT TGGGTGGTGTCGCCAGCAGACAAAGCAAAGTATGATGAGCTATTCAGCAAGACAGACGGTGACATGGATGGCCTCGTGTCTGGACCTGAAGTCAGAGATATCTTCCTGAAGACCGGGCTGCCTTCTGCCACACTCGCACGTATCTG GGAGCTTTGTGACATTGGAGACATCGGGAAACTGACCCGAGAGCAGTTTGCCCTGGCGCTTCATCTAATCAATCAGAGGTTGACTAAAGGCCTGGAGCCGCCGCAGAGTCTCTCCCCAGAGATGATCCCTCCAGCCGACAGACAAAACATCAAACAG AACAACTTGGCTAACCTGGCAGCCGACTTCTCTGCCATCAAGGAGCTGGACTCTCTCAGTAACGAGATTGTCGAACTACAAAA GGAGAAGATCACTGTGGAGGAGGAGAtcaaggagaaggaggaggccATCAGACAGCGCAGCAGCGAAGTGCAG GACTTACAGGAGGAGGTGGCAAGGGAGAGCGGGGAGCTGCAGCGGCTCCAGGCTCAGCGGCAGAAGGTCCAGGATGCCTTGGACGAGCTGGACCAACAGAAAGGCTCCCTGGAGGAGCAGCTGACTCATATTCGCCAGCAGACCAACCAAGAGACCCATCTG ATTTCATCGCTGCAGTCAGAGCATGAGGAGCAGGAGCAGAAGATATGTCAGTTTGAGGAGGAGCTTGTCCAGGCCCGAGAGGAGCTCCTCGCTCTGCAGGAGGAGAGCAGGAGGCTGCAGGAGAAGGTCCAGAACGCTCAGGAGCAGCTCACACCTCTGCAAGAGTCTGTCCGCGACTCCTTTACACAAGTTGCACAG GTTCAGCAGAAAGTGAACGACCTTCAAGTGGAGGAGAGGTCAGTAACTGCCCAGCTCAGCTGGAAGAGAGCCCTGGAGGACAACTCTCCCGTCATGGTCAACGGCTCAGCAGGCCCCACTGCAGAGCTGAACCAGGGGGACCCCTTCCAGCAGGACCACTTCCAGGAGGACCAGCCTAAAGAGCTGAAGGAAGAAGAACAACCAGCTGCTGTCTTCATTCAGCAGAAAGAACATTTagatcaaaaagaaaaagaaggagtgaatgagagagaagaggaagaagagaaggaggaagagagtcCAAAGTCTCCAGAGGAGGAAAAGTTGAAACACGATGCGTTGGATGATCTCTATACTAGTGTAGCCTCCTCTGAGATGTACAATAATCGACCGACCCTCGCCAAGCCACAGGAGAACACG GAACACAGTAGCCCGACACCCGACATCTCCTCGGAGGTCACAGATGATGCAGAGGAATCGCCTAAAGAGAGCCCACCGAAG GTTGCATCGCCAGAGCCAGAGAGCAAACAGGAGCCAGCAGAGTCTCCAGAAACCACGACCCCCACCTCGTTACCACCTCAAGTCGGCCCTCGCTCTATGCCGCCTCAGACcagccctccctccctgcctgaTATGGACTTCTTCCATTCAGACCCCTTTACTGACC ACGATCCTTTTAAAGATGATCCATTTGGAAAAGCAGATGTTGCAG ATCCGTTTGGAGGAGATCCATTCAAAGGGTCAGACCCCTTTGCTGCAGACTCTTTCTTCCAGGCCGCCGGTGCCCCCTTTTCCTCAGAGGACCCTTTCTCTGCCTCAGCTGACCCGTTTGGTACCACTACTGGCGCGCCAGAACCAGACCTGTTTGCAGCCAAGCCGAATGACGCAGCGGCTGCGCCAGCAGCAGGTCCAGGTCCCTTCACCTCCAAACCTACCAATCCAGCTTCAGCACCTAAGGATCCATTCAGCTCCTCAGGGAACAATAAGGCTGATTCGGACCCGTTCATAGGCAAAGTGAACGCCACCGGGGAGGCGGATCCATTTGGTTCTCCGGACGGAGGGACGGATCCTTTCAGCTGCTCTCCACCCTCCTATGAGCTGGCCGTG AAGGACACTGCAGCATCCAATGACCCGTTCGCTCCAGGTGGTACTACAGTTAATGCCAGCTCTGATCCAG ATCCGTTTGCTGCTGTGTTTGGTAATGAGTCATTTGGAGGCGGCTTTGCAGATTTCACCGCTTTGACAAAG TCAAACGGTTCTGACCAGTTTGGCATCAACAATAAGAACCTGTTCCAGGAAGAAAGTCAGTCTGCCGGCCCCGATGTGCCCCCAGCCCTGCCCCCAAAAACGGGTACGCCAACTagaccacctcctccacctccag GTAAGAGATCGTCCATCTCTCGGACAGAGTCGTCTGAGTCCTTCCAGCGACGAGGGCCCTTCCTCCAGCAGCCCTCAGGagacttctcctcctcctcctcctcctcttccctgccTGCCAAGGATCCTATAGCCGACCCCTtcgccccctcctcccctcctcgcCACAACGCACGGGAAGCTGACCGATTTGCCAGCTTTGACAAA
- the eps15 gene encoding epidermal growth factor receptor substrate 15 isoform X2, with protein MKAERNRNTMAASLSLNQISSGNPVYDKYYRQVDPTGSGRVAAADAALFLKRSALADLVLGKIWDVADSERKGALSKQQFFIALRLVACAQNGLEVAPKSLYVAVPPPKFHDTSSPQLAGGAGDIPWVVKPEEKMKFDSIFESLGPVGGILTGDKVKPVLLNSKLPVDILGRVWELSDIDRDGMLDRDEFSVAMYLVYRALEGEPVPMSLPPPLVPPSKRKKPSVPPVMPLLPSPPSVKDSRSSHAGSKTMPQPPKPAPAPAPTPAAAPWVVSPADKAKYDELFSKTDGDMDGLVSGPEVRDIFLKTGLPSATLARIWELCDIGDIGKLTREQFALALHLINQRLTKGLEPPQSLSPEMIPPADRQNIKQNNLANLAADFSAIKELDSLSNEIVELQKEKITVEEEIKEKEEAIRQRSSEVQDLQEEVARESGELQRLQAQRQKVQDALDELDQQKGSLEEQLTHIRQQTNQETHLISSLQSEHEEQEQKICQFEEELVQAREELLALQEESRRLQEKVQNAQEQLTPLQESVRDSFTQVAQVQQKVNDLQVEERSVTAQLSWKRALEDNSPVMVNGSAGPTAELNQGDPFQQDHFQEDQPKELKEEEQPAAVFIQQKEHLDQKEKEGVNEREEEEEKEEESPKSPEEEKLKHDALDDLYTSVASSEMYNNRPTLAKPQENTEHSSPTPDISSEVTDDAEESPKESPPKVASPEPESKQEPAESPETTTPTSLPPQVGPRSMPPQTSPPSLPDMDFFHSDPFTDHDPFKDDPFGKADVADPFGGDPFKGSDPFAADSFFQAAGAPFSSEDPFSASADPFGTTTGAPEPDLFAAKPNDAAAAPAAGPGPFTSKPTNPASAPKDPFSSSGNNKADSDPFIGKVNATGEADPFGSPDGGTDPFSCSPPSYELAVKDTAASNDPFAPGGTTVNASSDPDPFAAVFGNESFGGGFADFTALTKSNGSDQFGINNKNLFQEESQSAGPDVPPALPPKTGTPTRPPPPPPGKRSSISRTESSESFQRRGPFLQQPSGDFSSSSSSSSLPAKDPIADPFAPSSPPRHNAREADRFASFDKQWDVPPTISNGGRHDRVGKARERARGKGATCQAHPAGTRGPGAGHRTQQV; from the exons atgaaagcagagagaaacagaaacactatGGCTGCCAGTCTGTCTCTTAATCAG atCTCCAGTGGAAATCCCGTCTATGACAAATACTATCGACAG GTTGATCCGACGGGAAGTGGGCGGGTGGCAGCAGCTGATGCAGCTCTGTTCCTGAAGCGGTCGGCCTTGGCTGACTTGGTCCTTGGGAAG ATCTGGGATGTGGCAGACTCTGAACGTAAAGGTGCTCTTAGCAAGCAG CAATTCTTCATAGCGTTGCGGTTGGTGGCCTGTGCTCAAAATGGCCTGGAGGTGGCACCCAAGAGCCTTTATGTGGCTGTTCCTCCACCGAAATTT CATGACACAAGCAGCCCGCAGTTAGCAGGAGGGGCTGGTGACATTCCCTGGGTCGTCAAG CCTGAGGAGAAGATGAAGTTTGACTCCATCTTTGAGAGTCTGGGTCCAGTAGGAGGGATTCTAACAGGAGACAAGGTCAAGCCTGTCCTGCTCAACTCCAAGCTGCCAGTGGACATCCTCGGCAGG GTGTGGGAGCTCAGTGACATCGACAGAGACGGCATGTTGGACAGAGATGAGTTTTCTGTG GCCATGTATCTGGTGTACAGAGCCCTGGAGGGCGAGCCTGTTCCCATGTCCCTACCACCTCCCCTGGTTCCACCCTCCAAGAGGAAAAAACCCTCGGTGCCTCCTGTGATGCCCCTGTTACCCTCGCCCCCCTCAGTCAAAGACAGTCGCTCCTCCCACGCTGGCTCTAAGACCATGCCCCAACCCCCTAAACCCGCCCCAGCTCCTGCCCCAACACCAGCAGCTGCCCCT TGGGTGGTGTCGCCAGCAGACAAAGCAAAGTATGATGAGCTATTCAGCAAGACAGACGGTGACATGGATGGCCTCGTGTCTGGACCTGAAGTCAGAGATATCTTCCTGAAGACCGGGCTGCCTTCTGCCACACTCGCACGTATCTG GGAGCTTTGTGACATTGGAGACATCGGGAAACTGACCCGAGAGCAGTTTGCCCTGGCGCTTCATCTAATCAATCAGAGGTTGACTAAAGGCCTGGAGCCGCCGCAGAGTCTCTCCCCAGAGATGATCCCTCCAGCCGACAGACAAAACATCAAACAG AACAACTTGGCTAACCTGGCAGCCGACTTCTCTGCCATCAAGGAGCTGGACTCTCTCAGTAACGAGATTGTCGAACTACAAAA GGAGAAGATCACTGTGGAGGAGGAGAtcaaggagaaggaggaggccATCAGACAGCGCAGCAGCGAAGTGCAG GACTTACAGGAGGAGGTGGCAAGGGAGAGCGGGGAGCTGCAGCGGCTCCAGGCTCAGCGGCAGAAGGTCCAGGATGCCTTGGACGAGCTGGACCAACAGAAAGGCTCCCTGGAGGAGCAGCTGACTCATATTCGCCAGCAGACCAACCAAGAGACCCATCTG ATTTCATCGCTGCAGTCAGAGCATGAGGAGCAGGAGCAGAAGATATGTCAGTTTGAGGAGGAGCTTGTCCAGGCCCGAGAGGAGCTCCTCGCTCTGCAGGAGGAGAGCAGGAGGCTGCAGGAGAAGGTCCAGAACGCTCAGGAGCAGCTCACACCTCTGCAAGAGTCTGTCCGCGACTCCTTTACACAAGTTGCACAG GTTCAGCAGAAAGTGAACGACCTTCAAGTGGAGGAGAGGTCAGTAACTGCCCAGCTCAGCTGGAAGAGAGCCCTGGAGGACAACTCTCCCGTCATGGTCAACGGCTCAGCAGGCCCCACTGCAGAGCTGAACCAGGGGGACCCCTTCCAGCAGGACCACTTCCAGGAGGACCAGCCTAAAGAGCTGAAGGAAGAAGAACAACCAGCTGCTGTCTTCATTCAGCAGAAAGAACATTTagatcaaaaagaaaaagaaggagtgaatgagagagaagaggaagaagagaaggaggaagagagtcCAAAGTCTCCAGAGGAGGAAAAGTTGAAACACGATGCGTTGGATGATCTCTATACTAGTGTAGCCTCCTCTGAGATGTACAATAATCGACCGACCCTCGCCAAGCCACAGGAGAACACG GAACACAGTAGCCCGACACCCGACATCTCCTCGGAGGTCACAGATGATGCAGAGGAATCGCCTAAAGAGAGCCCACCGAAG GTTGCATCGCCAGAGCCAGAGAGCAAACAGGAGCCAGCAGAGTCTCCAGAAACCACGACCCCCACCTCGTTACCACCTCAAGTCGGCCCTCGCTCTATGCCGCCTCAGACcagccctccctccctgcctgaTATGGACTTCTTCCATTCAGACCCCTTTACTGACC ACGATCCTTTTAAAGATGATCCATTTGGAAAAGCAGATGTTGCAG ATCCGTTTGGAGGAGATCCATTCAAAGGGTCAGACCCCTTTGCTGCAGACTCTTTCTTCCAGGCCGCCGGTGCCCCCTTTTCCTCAGAGGACCCTTTCTCTGCCTCAGCTGACCCGTTTGGTACCACTACTGGCGCGCCAGAACCAGACCTGTTTGCAGCCAAGCCGAATGACGCAGCGGCTGCGCCAGCAGCAGGTCCAGGTCCCTTCACCTCCAAACCTACCAATCCAGCTTCAGCACCTAAGGATCCATTCAGCTCCTCAGGGAACAATAAGGCTGATTCGGACCCGTTCATAGGCAAAGTGAACGCCACCGGGGAGGCGGATCCATTTGGTTCTCCGGACGGAGGGACGGATCCTTTCAGCTGCTCTCCACCCTCCTATGAGCTGGCCGTG AAGGACACTGCAGCATCCAATGACCCGTTCGCTCCAGGTGGTACTACAGTTAATGCCAGCTCTGATCCAG ATCCGTTTGCTGCTGTGTTTGGTAATGAGTCATTTGGAGGCGGCTTTGCAGATTTCACCGCTTTGACAAAG TCAAACGGTTCTGACCAGTTTGGCATCAACAATAAGAACCTGTTCCAGGAAGAAAGTCAGTCTGCCGGCCCCGATGTGCCCCCAGCCCTGCCCCCAAAAACGGGTACGCCAACTagaccacctcctccacctccag GTAAGAGATCGTCCATCTCTCGGACAGAGTCGTCTGAGTCCTTCCAGCGACGAGGGCCCTTCCTCCAGCAGCCCTCAGGagacttctcctcctcctcctcctcctcttccctgccTGCCAAGGATCCTATAGCCGACCCCTtcgccccctcctcccctcctcgcCACAACGCACGGGAAGCTGACCGATTTGCCAGCTTTGACAAA